The Hymenobacter sp. GOD-10R genome includes a window with the following:
- a CDS encoding S8 family serine peptidase has product MQRQPLNPRFASWLLGASVVAGASMFTACSTEQVSPSDAVVGQSSNDAKTGEDLIAGQYIVVLKDGTVEITTGDSYDTKVKKVKNVGQGLLKEKGVKQEAMGLAYGHVLKGFSASLTPGEVAELRKDARVAYVEQDQIIALGKPSTGGGTTQPTQTTPYGIARVGTGDGTGKTAWIIDTGIDLDHPDLNVDVARSKSFLTSGANYASPDDGNGHGTHVSGTIAAKNNTIGVVGVAAGATVVAVRVLDSRGSGSNSGVIAGVDYVAANGKVGDVANMSLGGGVSQALDDAVAKASANVLFALAAGNESTSATTSSPGRVNGANIFTISAMNNTDSWASFSNYGNPPVDYCMPGVSIQSTWLNGGYNTISGTSMATPHMAGVLLMRGKSFTTSGTVKNDPDGTADPIAHL; this is encoded by the coding sequence ATGCAAAGACAACCACTAAATCCCCGCTTCGCCTCTTGGTTGCTAGGTGCTTCAGTCGTAGCAGGTGCTTCTATGTTCACGGCTTGCTCCACCGAACAGGTTAGCCCTTCAGATGCAGTTGTAGGGCAAAGCAGCAACGACGCCAAAACCGGCGAAGATCTGATTGCGGGTCAGTACATAGTCGTTCTAAAGGATGGCACGGTAGAAATTACGACTGGCGATTCGTACGACACGAAAGTGAAGAAAGTAAAGAACGTAGGCCAAGGCTTGCTGAAGGAAAAAGGCGTGAAGCAGGAAGCTATGGGCCTGGCATACGGCCACGTGCTCAAAGGCTTTTCTGCCTCGCTCACCCCCGGCGAAGTAGCGGAGCTGCGCAAAGATGCCCGCGTAGCATACGTAGAGCAGGATCAGATTATTGCGCTCGGTAAACCAAGCACCGGGGGCGGCACTACGCAGCCTACTCAAACCACGCCGTACGGCATTGCCCGCGTGGGCACTGGCGACGGCACCGGCAAAACTGCTTGGATCATCGATACGGGTATCGACCTCGACCACCCTGACCTGAACGTAGATGTGGCCCGCAGCAAATCGTTTCTGACTAGTGGCGCCAATTATGCCTCTCCTGACGACGGCAACGGCCACGGTACCCACGTTTCGGGTACTATTGCCGCCAAAAACAACACCATTGGTGTGGTAGGAGTGGCTGCTGGCGCTACCGTGGTAGCCGTGCGCGTGCTCGACTCACGTGGTAGTGGCTCCAACTCTGGCGTTATTGCTGGCGTCGATTATGTAGCTGCCAACGGCAAAGTGGGCGATGTAGCTAACATGAGCCTAGGTGGTGGCGTCTCGCAAGCGCTAGATGATGCCGTTGCTAAAGCTTCTGCCAACGTACTGTTTGCTCTGGCTGCTGGCAATGAGTCAACGAGCGCTACCACTTCTTCCCCGGGCCGCGTGAATGGAGCTAACATCTTCACCATCTCGGCCATGAATAACACAGATTCGTGGGCTTCGTTCTCCAACTACGGCAACCCACCTGTTGATTACTGCATGCCCGGTGTAAGTATTCAGTCGACGTGGCTGAACGGGGGCTACAATACGATCAGTGGAACCTCGATGGCCACACCGCACATGGCCGGCGTGCTGCTGATGAGGGGCAAGTCGTTTACTACAAGCGGCACTGTGAAAAACGATCCAGACGGCACTGCCGACCCGATTGCACACCTATAG